The Methanohalophilus portucalensis genome window below encodes:
- the gyrB gene encoding DNA topoisomerase (ATP-hydrolyzing) subunit B, which produces MSDRDVYDATHIQVLEGLEAVRKRPSMYIGSIDGRGLHHLVYEVVDNSIDEALAGYCTSIDVSINRDGSVTVRDDGRGIPTDIHSKYKKSALEVVMTILHAGGKFDKSSYKVSGGLHGVGVSVVNALSEWNDVEVHRNGKIFYQRYVRGKPLDDVIEKGDTESTGTSMTFKPDTDIFETVDFNFETLATRLRELAFLNRGIKIVITDKRSDEPLQEVFEYDGGIVSFVEYLNKSRNVLHEQPIYFEREKEDTRVEIAMQYTDSYGEYVYSFANNINTHEGGTHLAGFKSALTRVANDYAKRNNLAKGDIKLSGDDIREGLAGIISVKLMDPQFEGQTKTKLGNSELKGIVESMVSEGLSEFMEENPKIASAILQKAMDARRAREAAKKARELTRRKSALEVSTLPGKLADCSEKDPSVSEIYLVEGDSAGGSAKMGRERRFQAILPFRGKILNVEKSRLSRILKNNEILSLITAMGTGIGDEYDLSKARYHKVVIMTDADVDGAHIRTLMLTFFFRYMTPLIDAGYVYIAQPPLYSIKKGKNQRFAYTEREKDKIIEEIGEKGVSIQRYKGLGEMNPDQLWETTMNPQTRTILQVTMEDAVAADEMFSVLMGDEVAPRRKFIQEHAKDVINLDV; this is translated from the coding sequence ATGAGTGACAGAGATGTCTATGATGCGACCCATATTCAGGTGTTGGAAGGACTGGAAGCCGTGCGCAAGCGACCGAGCATGTATATCGGAAGCATTGATGGCCGGGGTTTACACCATCTTGTTTATGAAGTAGTGGATAACAGTATAGATGAGGCCCTTGCAGGCTATTGTACCTCAATTGACGTTTCTATAAACAGGGATGGATCGGTTACGGTCAGGGATGACGGCAGGGGAATCCCTACAGATATACATTCCAAATACAAAAAATCGGCACTTGAAGTTGTAATGACCATTCTGCATGCAGGGGGTAAATTCGATAAGAGTTCCTACAAGGTATCAGGTGGTCTTCATGGAGTAGGTGTCTCTGTTGTGAACGCTCTTTCTGAATGGAACGATGTTGAAGTTCACAGGAATGGCAAAATTTTCTATCAGCGTTACGTAAGAGGAAAACCTCTTGATGATGTTATCGAGAAAGGGGATACTGAAAGTACCGGTACATCGATGACCTTCAAACCGGATACCGACATTTTTGAAACAGTAGATTTTAATTTCGAAACCCTGGCTACAAGGTTAAGGGAACTTGCATTTTTAAATCGTGGAATTAAGATTGTCATAACTGATAAGAGATCAGATGAGCCCCTGCAGGAAGTTTTTGAGTATGATGGCGGTATTGTCTCTTTTGTTGAATATTTGAACAAGAGCCGCAATGTATTGCATGAACAACCTATATATTTTGAGAGGGAAAAGGAAGATACCCGTGTTGAAATCGCCATGCAGTATACAGACAGTTATGGTGAATATGTTTATTCTTTTGCAAATAATATCAATACCCATGAAGGTGGTACTCATCTGGCGGGTTTCAAGTCAGCCCTGACCAGGGTTGCCAATGATTATGCCAAACGCAACAACCTTGCCAAAGGGGATATCAAACTCAGCGGTGATGATATCCGGGAAGGTCTGGCAGGAATTATCAGTGTTAAATTGATGGACCCTCAATTTGAAGGGCAGACAAAGACAAAACTTGGAAACAGTGAACTTAAGGGTATTGTGGAATCCATGGTTTCTGAGGGTCTATCGGAATTCATGGAAGAAAACCCCAAGATTGCTTCTGCTATCCTGCAAAAAGCAATGGATGCACGCAGGGCCAGGGAAGCGGCCAAAAAGGCAAGGGAATTAACGCGGCGTAAAAGTGCCCTGGAAGTCAGCACTCTTCCCGGCAAACTTGCAGACTGTTCTGAAAAAGACCCCTCTGTATCTGAAATTTACCTTGTGGAAGGTGATTCTGCAGGTGGTTCGGCAAAGATGGGTCGTGAGAGACGTTTCCAGGCAATTCTTCCGTTTAGGGGTAAAATATTGAATGTAGAAAAATCCCGTTTGTCCCGGATATTGAAGAATAATGAGATCCTTTCCCTGATCACTGCAATGGGCACCGGTATAGGGGATGAGTATGACCTCTCAAAGGCTCGTTATCACAAGGTAGTCATCATGACTGATGCCGATGTGGATGGCGCACATATACGCACCCTTATGCTGACTTTCTTTTTCCGCTACATGACCCCTTTGATAGATGCTGGCTATGTATACATCGCACAACCCCCTCTCTACAGTATCAAGAAAGGTAAAAATCAAAGATTTGCCTATACCGAGAGGGAAAAGGACAAAATAATTGAAGAGATTGGCGAAAAGGGTGTAAGTATACAGCGCTACAAGGGTCTTGGTGAAATGAATCCCGATCAACTGTGGGAGACAACCATGAATCCTCAGACACGCACTATTTTGCAGGTAACAATGGAGGATGCGGTCGCGGCCGATGAGATGTTCTCAGTTCTGATGGGAGATGAAGTTGCTCCCAGACGTAAATTCATACAGGAGCATGCAAAGGATGTTATCAACCTGGATGTATGA
- the aspS gene encoding aspartate--tRNA(Asn) ligase, which yields MSLANLRTHYTTQIDPGKIGDDKVALAGWVHEVRDLGGICFVVLRDRQGRAQVTLVKKKIDRELFNFARKLIRESVISVRGSIKPEEKAPNGYELIPDEIELLNEAESPLPLDTTGKVDAELDTRLDSRFIDLRRSRTNAIFRIRHEVLHAVRNYLANDGFLETSSPKVVATATEGGTALFPITYFDREAFLNQSPQLFKQILMSGGMDRVFEIGPIFRAEEHDTRRHLNEATSIDIEASFVDHFDVMEILENMVEYVYTRVIENVPDALEVLGIELKVPKTPFLKLTYQEAIEIVNSHGEEELKWGDDLSTLSEHTIGEHVFQETGEEHYFIIDWPTEIKPFYAMPYEEKPEFSKSFDMMHRTMELSSGAQRIHIPEMLKNRIADQGLDPEGFDFYLRAFSYGMPPHSGWGLGCERFVMTMLGVENIRDVVLFPRDRRRLSP from the coding sequence ATGTCATTGGCAAATTTAAGGACGCATTATACTACACAAATCGATCCCGGTAAAATCGGAGACGACAAGGTTGCTCTTGCAGGTTGGGTACATGAGGTACGTGATCTTGGAGGAATCTGTTTTGTTGTATTAAGGGACAGACAGGGAAGAGCCCAGGTTACTCTTGTGAAGAAGAAAATTGACAGGGAACTGTTTAATTTCGCCAGAAAACTTATCCGGGAATCAGTAATCTCTGTCAGGGGCAGTATTAAGCCCGAAGAAAAAGCCCCTAATGGTTATGAATTAATACCTGATGAGATAGAACTGCTCAATGAAGCAGAATCTCCCCTGCCTCTGGACACCACAGGGAAAGTGGATGCTGAACTCGACACAAGACTGGATTCACGTTTCATAGATTTGAGAAGAAGCAGAACTAATGCCATATTCAGAATAAGACATGAGGTTCTGCATGCTGTCAGGAATTATCTTGCAAATGATGGATTCCTGGAAACTTCAAGTCCAAAGGTAGTGGCCACAGCAACCGAAGGAGGTACTGCCCTTTTCCCGATTACTTATTTTGACAGGGAGGCCTTCCTCAACCAGAGTCCCCAGCTTTTCAAGCAGATCCTGATGTCCGGTGGAATGGACAGGGTATTTGAGATCGGACCGATCTTCCGTGCAGAGGAACACGACACCCGTCGCCACCTGAACGAAGCTACATCTATTGATATAGAGGCGAGTTTTGTCGACCACTTCGATGTAATGGAAATCCTCGAAAACATGGTGGAATATGTTTACACCCGGGTAATAGAGAACGTACCCGATGCTCTTGAAGTACTGGGAATTGAACTCAAGGTCCCGAAAACCCCATTCCTCAAACTGACATATCAGGAAGCGATAGAGATTGTCAATTCCCATGGTGAAGAGGAATTGAAATGGGGAGACGATCTTTCCACCCTTTCCGAACATACGATAGGGGAACATGTATTTCAGGAAACCGGGGAAGAACACTATTTCATCATAGACTGGCCAACCGAAATTAAACCATTCTACGCCATGCCCTACGAGGAAAAACCTGAATTCTCCAAGTCTTTTGACATGATGCACAGGACCATGGAACTCTCCTCCGGTGCACAGCGCATACACATTCCGGAAATGCTCAAAAACAGGATAGCAGATCAGGGACTTGACCCTGAAGGCTTTGATTTCTATCTCCGCGCTTTCAGTTACGGGATGCCCCCACACTCCGGCTGGGGCCTGGGTTGTGAAAGATTTGTGATGACCATGCTTGGCGTGGAGAACATACGCGATGTCGTGTTGTTCCCAAGGGACCGCAGGCGTCTTTCCCCATAA
- the rpiA gene encoding ribose 5-phosphate isomerase A: MTDRNAKSHHPGKEAAGRAAAELVKDGTIVGLGTGSTTAYAIKALGENVKKGLDIRAVVTSYQSEMLAIQAGIPLTSLAENPVLDIAIDGADEVDANLNVVKGGGGAHFREKVVSLSANKFIVVVDDSKISETISMAIPLEVLPCARELVQQQVAQMGGEASIRPASRKDGPVISDNGNFIMDAAFGEIPNPQEFADKLSNVVGIVEHGIFTNTDKVYIGYKDGKIELRE, translated from the coding sequence ATGACAGATCGAAACGCAAAAAGTCATCATCCGGGCAAGGAAGCCGCCGGCAGGGCCGCAGCAGAACTTGTGAAGGACGGGACTATCGTGGGGTTGGGTACCGGCTCCACAACTGCCTATGCAATCAAAGCCCTGGGAGAAAATGTCAAAAAGGGACTGGACATCAGGGCAGTTGTCACATCATACCAGTCGGAAATGCTGGCGATACAGGCAGGCATACCCCTGACAAGCCTGGCCGAGAATCCCGTGCTTGATATTGCAATTGACGGTGCAGATGAAGTCGATGCAAATCTCAATGTGGTAAAGGGAGGCGGAGGTGCTCACTTTCGGGAAAAAGTAGTATCCCTTTCTGCCAACAAATTCATTGTAGTTGTGGATGACTCAAAGATAAGTGAAACAATATCAATGGCTATTCCATTGGAAGTCCTGCCATGTGCCCGTGAACTTGTACAGCAACAGGTTGCTCAAATGGGCGGAGAAGCCAGTATACGCCCGGCATCCAGAAAAGATGGGCCTGTTATATCTGATAATGGTAATTTCATTATGGATGCTGCTTTCGGAGAGATCCCAAATCCACAGGAATTTGCAGATAAACTGTCAAATGTTGTCGGAATCGTAGAACACGGAATATTTACCAATACCGATAAAGTGTATATCGGTTACAAAGACGGAAAAATTGAACTGAGGGAATGA
- a CDS encoding signal recognition particle protein Srp54 — MVMDKLSNSLQDALKKLVGAGRIDERTVNDVVKDIQRALLQSDVNVKMVMQLSKSIKERALDEDVPQGMNPREHVIRIVYEELMKIVGEGTDIPLKPQKIMMIGLQGSGKTTTTAKLARYFQRKGLKPAVVCADTFRPGAYQQLKTLCESLSVPFYGEEGNPDAVGIVERGLAEIDKYDVKIIDTAGRHSLENDLIDEMERIHAISSPDYKLLVLDAGIGQQASEQAKAFNDSVGISGVVISKLDGTAKGGGAMSAVAATDSSIAFIGVGETPEDLEKFEADRFISRLLGMGDLRSLMEKAEESLSEDELDVESMMKGKFTLKDMYKQLEAMNKMGPMKQIMQMLPLGGMGMKVSDDAYEVTGQKMAQYKTLMDSMTEEEMTNPRIIGSSRIKRISIGAGSTPETVRELLKYHKQMQNAMKGMRGGKFNMKKMMKKMGM; from the coding sequence ATGGTAATGGACAAACTCAGTAATTCCCTGCAGGATGCCCTCAAAAAACTCGTAGGTGCCGGACGCATTGATGAGCGGACGGTAAACGATGTTGTAAAGGATATCCAGAGGGCACTTCTTCAATCCGATGTTAATGTTAAGATGGTGATGCAGCTTTCCAAGAGCATAAAGGAGCGAGCTCTTGATGAGGACGTTCCACAGGGTATGAATCCCCGGGAACATGTGATACGCATCGTTTATGAAGAACTAATGAAAATTGTGGGTGAAGGTACCGATATCCCGCTAAAACCTCAAAAAATAATGATGATTGGATTGCAGGGTAGTGGTAAGACTACAACCACAGCTAAACTTGCCCGCTATTTCCAGCGCAAAGGTCTCAAACCTGCTGTGGTCTGTGCCGATACTTTCAGGCCCGGGGCTTACCAGCAGCTGAAAACCCTTTGTGAATCCCTGAGTGTGCCGTTCTATGGTGAAGAAGGCAATCCTGATGCTGTGGGTATAGTCGAAAGGGGCCTTGCTGAAATAGACAAGTATGATGTGAAGATCATTGATACGGCAGGTCGTCACTCTCTCGAAAACGATCTTATCGATGAGATGGAGAGAATCCACGCAATTTCCAGTCCTGATTATAAATTGCTTGTACTCGATGCCGGTATAGGTCAACAGGCAAGTGAACAGGCAAAAGCATTCAACGACTCAGTTGGAATTTCCGGTGTTGTAATTTCAAAACTTGATGGTACCGCAAAAGGTGGCGGTGCTATGTCTGCTGTTGCCGCAACAGATTCCTCGATAGCCTTCATTGGTGTTGGTGAAACACCAGAAGACCTGGAAAAATTCGAGGCGGACAGGTTCATTTCCCGTCTGCTTGGGATGGGGGATCTCAGGTCCCTGATGGAAAAGGCAGAAGAATCACTATCAGAAGATGAACTCGATGTTGAGTCCATGATGAAGGGGAAATTTACCCTCAAGGACATGTACAAACAGCTTGAAGCCATGAACAAGATGGGCCCCATGAAACAGATCATGCAAATGTTGCCACTGGGCGGTATGGGAATGAAAGTTTCCGATGATGCTTATGAAGTTACAGGGCAGAAAATGGCACAGTACAAAACCCTTATGGATTCAATGACAGAAGAAGAAATGACAAATCCACGTATTATTGGGAGTTCCCGCATAAAAAGGATATCCATAGGTGCTGGTTCCACTCCGGAAACCGTTCGTGAGCTGCTGAAATATCATAAACAGATGCAAAACGCCATGAAAGGTATGCGTGGCGGCAAATTCAACATGAAGAAAATGATGAAAAAAATGGGAATGTAA
- a CDS encoding DMT family transporter: protein MFPFPAELLVVVFGLAAAMSWGTGDFSGGIATRKASVYIVVMITQFIGFFLLVTTGHITSEPFPLKIDYLWALLVGIFGNVGILSLYKGLSSGKMGLVAPVSAVVAVLVPVIYSLFTEGLPAFHKILGFSIALVGVWLVSSSSSMSKINTGDLKLPFLAGLGFGLAYISISNFSGVSIFWTLAVAKIEGATILLLFLLSKGNLCIPARKVALPILIAGIGDTAGSIFFTAASQVGRLDIATVTSALYPAGTVLLSWIVLGEYLSSRQWMGVFMALFSVILLSV from the coding sequence ATGTTTCCATTTCCTGCTGAATTGCTAGTCGTAGTTTTTGGTCTTGCAGCTGCTATGTCCTGGGGTACGGGAGACTTCAGCGGCGGTATTGCAACCAGAAAGGCCAGTGTTTACATAGTTGTTATGATAACCCAGTTCATAGGTTTCTTCTTACTTGTTACTACAGGCCACATAACCTCAGAACCCTTTCCTCTAAAAATTGATTATTTATGGGCCCTTCTGGTAGGGATATTTGGGAATGTAGGAATCCTTTCCCTTTACAAGGGCCTTTCATCGGGGAAAATGGGACTTGTAGCACCTGTTTCAGCGGTAGTTGCCGTTCTTGTTCCTGTTATTTATAGCCTTTTTACAGAAGGCTTACCTGCATTCCATAAAATTTTGGGATTTAGTATTGCTCTTGTAGGTGTTTGGTTAGTTTCAAGCAGCAGCAGTATGTCAAAAATCAATACAGGTGATCTAAAACTCCCCTTTCTTGCAGGACTGGGATTTGGATTGGCTTATATCTCGATCAGCAATTTCAGTGGAGTTTCGATCTTCTGGACACTGGCAGTCGCTAAAATTGAAGGTGCAACAATATTGCTATTGTTTCTACTCTCAAAAGGTAATCTATGCATACCAGCTAGAAAAGTGGCTCTGCCCATTCTTATCGCAGGTATTGGTGACACTGCAGGCAGTATCTTTTTCACAGCAGCAAGTCAGGTAGGAAGGCTGGATATTGCCACGGTCACATCTGCTCTTTACCCGGCAGGCACAGTCCTGCTTTCCTGGATAGTGCTTGGTGAATATCTATCGTCCAGACAATGGATGGGCGTATTTATGGCTTTGTTTTCAGTTATTTTGCTGTCTGTTTGA
- a CDS encoding phosphoribosyltransferase: MALPDKFKCVITNWDYIYNLCRDVSEDVKNSGYEPDIIIALARGGWFAGRVMCDFLGLDDLTSLKIEHYTGTAVAGDEPLIRYPLAENAATGKKVLIVDDITDSGQSMLHAKDYIQKQEPKEIRTATLQYLYNSAIDPDYCGERLEEWAWIVYPWNFIEDMTDIINGTMEREEAEYWDIPALKHVLYKHHSVESISFEIAQPGRLVEVLREMERRGFLTSETTRGKTFWKKL; this comes from the coding sequence ATGGCATTACCTGATAAATTCAAATGTGTTATTACAAACTGGGATTACATCTATAATCTTTGCAGGGACGTTTCTGAAGACGTTAAAAATTCTGGTTATGAACCTGATATCATTATTGCACTGGCCAGAGGCGGATGGTTTGCCGGTCGCGTGATGTGTGACTTTCTGGGACTGGATGATCTTACAAGCCTTAAGATCGAACACTATACAGGAACTGCCGTTGCAGGGGACGAACCTCTGATACGCTATCCATTGGCAGAAAATGCCGCTACCGGCAAGAAGGTACTCATTGTGGATGATATAACAGACAGTGGCCAGAGTATGCTTCATGCAAAGGATTATATTCAGAAGCAGGAACCAAAAGAGATCAGGACCGCTACTCTCCAGTACCTCTATAACTCTGCTATTGATCCTGATTATTGTGGTGAAAGATTGGAGGAATGGGCATGGATAGTCTATCCCTGGAACTTCATTGAGGATATGACCGACATCATTAATGGTACCATGGAGCGTGAAGAAGCCGAATACTGGGACATTCCCGCTCTAAAACATGTTCTTTATAAACACCATTCCGTGGAATCCATATCCTTTGAAATCGCCCAGCCCGGACGTCTTGTTGAAGTACTCAGGGAGATGGAAAGAAGAGGATTTTTAACTTCCGAAACCACAAGGGGCAAAACATTCTGGAAAAAACTTTGA
- the mtnP gene encoding S-methyl-5'-thioadenosine phosphorylase: MKGHADIAIIGGSGVYDANMFDNIRQIEVDTPFGKPSDSITLGDFGEKKVCFLPRHGKGHRVSPTSLNARANIFALKKLGVKQIIAASAVGSLKENIKPLDIVIPDQIYDRTKLRPSTFFDQDIVAHTGFADPFCSGMSNLLHRIAIENGYNSHPEGTYVCIEGPQFSTRAESNVYRSLGFDIIGMTATPEAKLAREAEICYSTIATVTDYDVWHEEDVTMETIIGNVIKNEKAVRTIIRQALESLDIEQDCECRHALDGAIMTDSEMIPYETKYRLKTLIGKYIN, translated from the coding sequence TTGAAAGGACATGCTGACATTGCAATTATCGGCGGAAGCGGTGTATATGACGCAAATATGTTTGACAACATACGCCAGATAGAGGTGGATACACCTTTTGGCAAACCGTCGGATTCGATTACTCTGGGAGATTTTGGAGAAAAGAAGGTCTGTTTCCTGCCACGACATGGAAAAGGACACAGGGTATCTCCAACAAGCCTGAATGCCAGAGCCAACATCTTTGCCCTGAAAAAACTTGGTGTCAAACAGATAATAGCCGCCTCTGCTGTTGGAAGCCTGAAAGAAAACATAAAGCCTCTGGACATTGTAATCCCTGACCAGATATATGACAGGACAAAACTTCGTCCTTCAACTTTCTTTGATCAAGATATAGTTGCTCACACTGGTTTTGCTGATCCTTTTTGTTCCGGGATGTCAAATTTGCTTCATAGAATTGCAATTGAAAACGGCTACAACAGTCATCCAGAAGGGACCTATGTATGTATCGAAGGCCCCCAGTTTTCAACCAGAGCCGAATCAAATGTTTATAGGTCACTGGGTTTTGATATAATCGGAATGACTGCCACACCTGAGGCAAAACTTGCACGGGAAGCCGAAATCTGCTATAGCACCATTGCAACTGTAACCGATTATGATGTATGGCACGAAGAAGATGTGACTATGGAAACAATCATTGGAAATGTAATAAAAAACGAAAAAGCAGTTAGAACTATTATTCGTCAGGCACTTGAATCCCTTGATATTGAGCAGGATTGTGAATGCAGACATGCTCTTGATGGAGCAATAATGACTGATTCTGAGATGATACCTTACGAAACAAAGTATAGATTAAAAACCCTTATTGGCAAATATATCAACTAA
- a CDS encoding Zn-ribbon domain-containing protein translates to MPHKCTKCETVFEDGAEVILNGCPNCGWNKFLYVSNESEKEADEVEKGSETTKEVTEEKEKTSPSEEFIHEVDEFIGIEHKESTIIEDDGEKVESVRIIGPGSYELNLDSLLERDEIIMAIKENGTYAVDLASTFHGKRKKK, encoded by the coding sequence ATGCCTCACAAATGTACTAAATGTGAGACTGTATTTGAAGACGGGGCCGAAGTTATCCTCAATGGCTGCCCTAACTGTGGATGGAACAAATTTCTCTACGTAAGCAATGAGTCCGAAAAGGAAGCTGATGAAGTTGAGAAAGGTAGTGAAACCACAAAAGAAGTTACTGAGGAAAAAGAAAAGACATCTCCTTCCGAAGAATTCATTCATGAAGTTGATGAATTTATAGGAATTGAGCATAAAGAAAGCACCATTATCGAAGACGATGGGGAGAAAGTTGAATCTGTACGTATTATTGGACCGGGGTCCTACGAGTTGAACCTGGATTCTCTGCTTGAACGCGATGAGATCATCATGGCAATCAAGGAAAACGGGACCTATGCAGTAGATCTGGCCTCCACATTCCACGGCAAGCGCAAGAAAAAATGA
- a CDS encoding DUF1624 domain-containing protein has translation MVLPEQRFWEVDLLRGCAIVLMIIYHTFYDLDLLGNFSFAINQGKLWIIGRSSAFLFIYTAGIALSLSYSRYRLKHHENRNPWHKYAKRGIRIFLWGSLITLVSWFAYPSMPIIFGILHFLGISIIIAYPLIEKKHANLIVAGVVITIGFYLKTIRVADDWFLWLGLHSTSFQTLDYFPLLPWFGLVLIGIATSNHLYPAYERRFNIPDMTGFAPVRLLTAMGKRSLAMYLLHQPAIILVLYLLGLISFPFSF, from the coding sequence ATGGTACTGCCTGAACAACGTTTCTGGGAAGTTGACCTTTTACGGGGCTGTGCCATTGTCCTCATGATTATATATCATACGTTCTATGATCTGGACCTGCTGGGTAATTTTTCTTTCGCGATAAACCAGGGCAAATTATGGATAATCGGTAGAAGTTCAGCTTTTCTTTTTATATATACTGCAGGAATTGCCCTGAGCCTTAGTTATTCACGATACCGGTTGAAGCATCACGAAAACAGAAATCCCTGGCACAAATATGCAAAAAGGGGAATTCGGATATTTCTCTGGGGGAGCCTTATTACTTTGGTCAGCTGGTTTGCGTATCCCTCCATGCCAATCATTTTCGGGATTCTGCATTTTTTGGGGATCTCAATAATAATTGCCTATCCGTTGATTGAAAAGAAACATGCCAACCTAATTGTCGCGGGAGTTGTTATCACAATTGGGTTTTACCTGAAGACAATACGTGTGGCTGATGACTGGTTTTTGTGGCTGGGACTGCATTCCACATCATTCCAGACACTGGATTACTTTCCCCTGCTTCCCTGGTTTGGCCTTGTGCTGATAGGAATTGCCACCAGCAATCACCTGTATCCGGCCTATGAAAGAAGATTTAACATTCCTGATATGACAGGCTTTGCCCCGGTAAGACTGCTCACTGCAATGGGAAAAAGGTCCCTTGCAATGTACCTGTTGCACCAGCCGGCCATAATCCTGGTCCTTTACCTGCTGGGTCTGATCAGTTTTCCATTTTCATTCTGA
- the dinB gene encoding DNA polymerase IV: MPPSRIIFHIDMDSFFSSVEVRERPSLKGLPVVVGSDPKKGEGRGVVSTCSYEARKYGIHSAMPISKAYMLCPDAVFLRVNMPLYKQASENIMLLLQRYTSVFQQVSVDEAYLDVTDIVKTYTEAQDLALRIKKEMYDDKNLTCSIGVAPNKIVAKIASDYQKPDGLTVVQPETVQEFLFPMEVSAIPGVGRRTREILGKMGIRTIGDLARTDVQLLVSRLGKSALKLRQMALGNYHSKVAGKSEVKSISKEDTFEEDVGDMELLRETMDRLAQQVHSRLVRHGYVFRTVNLKIRFEDFTTYTRAFSLRATSNDLSVICKIGTRMLQEFSCKKKVRLIGIGVSSLMKIDSQQTTLEDFIRGDQNENGKLIRPSR, from the coding sequence ATGCCTCCGTCCCGAATAATTTTCCATATTGATATGGACAGTTTTTTCTCCTCGGTAGAAGTGCGTGAAAGACCATCCCTTAAGGGGCTCCCAGTCGTGGTTGGGTCTGACCCAAAAAAAGGGGAAGGAAGGGGTGTGGTAAGTACGTGTTCCTACGAGGCGCGCAAGTACGGCATCCATTCGGCAATGCCTATTTCGAAAGCCTACATGCTTTGTCCGGATGCAGTCTTTTTGCGGGTGAATATGCCCCTCTATAAGCAGGCATCGGAAAATATAATGCTTCTGCTGCAGCGCTACACTTCTGTTTTCCAGCAGGTAAGTGTGGATGAAGCATATCTGGATGTTACTGATATTGTGAAAACCTACACTGAGGCACAGGACCTTGCTCTCAGGATAAAGAAAGAGATGTATGATGACAAGAATCTCACCTGTTCTATCGGGGTAGCACCCAACAAGATTGTGGCTAAGATTGCTTCTGATTACCAAAAGCCCGATGGCCTGACAGTTGTGCAGCCTGAAACTGTACAGGAATTCCTGTTTCCGATGGAAGTATCTGCCATTCCCGGTGTAGGCAGGCGTACCCGTGAGATCCTGGGAAAAATGGGTATCCGGACCATTGGGGACCTTGCACGCACCGATGTGCAACTGCTAGTATCCCGTCTGGGCAAATCCGCCCTTAAATTGCGCCAGATGGCGCTGGGTAATTATCACAGTAAGGTGGCCGGTAAAAGTGAGGTTAAATCCATCAGCAAGGAGGATACCTTTGAAGAAGATGTCGGGGATATGGAACTATTAAGGGAAACTATGGACAGGCTTGCACAACAGGTACACAGCAGGCTGGTCAGGCATGGTTATGTGTTCCGTACTGTCAACCTAAAGATACGGTTCGAGGATTTTACTACATACACACGGGCTTTTTCTCTCAGGGCAACCAGCAATGACCTTTCTGTGATATGCAAGATAGGCACCCGTATGTTACAGGAATTCAGCTGCAAGAAGAAGGTAAGGCTTATCGGGATAGGTGTTTCGAGCCTGATGAAGATAGATTCTCAACAGACTACCCTGGAAGATTTCATAAGAGGAGATCAGAATGAAAATGGAAAACTGATCAGACCCAGCAGGTAA